The Metabacillus sp. B2-18 genome has a window encoding:
- a CDS encoding ThiF family adenylyltransferase has translation MESLHILEPGREKIYFDIVQVGAGANGGQFFRSLCQDIATHFRSFNEDNQDVTFGVNMLLCDADRYEDHNLSNQLCTQEDIGEFKVDALKERYEEVYGLSIGSIPRYVKTKEMIDQLFSDKGISDKYQTVKILVGMIDNNKTRQLFHDYFYSDDIENLIWIDAGVTGVNISSSDSKVIRESGFSGQVVVGFKYRGRVILKPVTDVFPEMLEDAKSSFPDESCGELIINNPQRSATNRMAATMANNVMYNLFHSQRIYSHIINFNAQTCMSGGRTGFITEEDISMLENLKSTEE, from the coding sequence ATGGAATCTTTACATATTTTAGAACCAGGAAGAGAGAAAATATATTTTGATATTGTACAAGTAGGAGCTGGCGCCAATGGCGGCCAGTTCTTTCGTTCATTATGTCAGGATATTGCAACTCACTTTAGATCCTTTAATGAAGATAATCAGGACGTTACTTTCGGGGTAAACATGCTTTTGTGCGATGCTGATCGCTATGAAGATCACAATTTGTCAAATCAATTGTGTACTCAAGAAGATATTGGTGAATTTAAAGTGGATGCGTTAAAAGAACGGTATGAAGAAGTTTACGGATTAAGTATCGGTAGCATTCCACGATATGTAAAAACGAAAGAAATGATTGACCAATTATTCTCAGATAAAGGTATCTCAGATAAATATCAAACAGTAAAAATTTTAGTGGGAATGATTGATAATAATAAAACAAGACAATTGTTTCATGATTATTTTTACTCTGATGATATTGAAAATCTAATTTGGATTGATGCTGGAGTCACAGGGGTTAATATTTCTTCTAGTGATAGCAAAGTTATTAGGGAAAGCGGATTTAGTGGGCAAGTTGTAGTAGGTTTTAAATATAGAGGAAGAGTGATATTGAAACCCGTTACAGATGTCTTTCCAGAAATGCTGGAAGATGCTAAAAGTTCGTTTCCTGACGAGTCATGTGGGGAATTAATTATAAATAATCCACAACGAAGTGCTACAAATCGGATGGCTGCTACAATGGCTAATAATGTAATGTACAATTTATTTCACTCACAAAGGATATATAGTCACATAATAAACTTTAATGCTCAGACATGTATGAGCGGAGGAAGGACAGGCTTTATTACAGAAGAAGATATTAGTATGCTTGAAAATCTAAAATCAACTGAAGAATAG